In bacterium, one genomic interval encodes:
- a CDS encoding DEAD/DEAH box helicase: protein MQLSDLERHRIPRRILDLWRQRQGERLLPVQRQAIQHGLLGDRQSDQRMPNLIVTAPTSSGKSFCAELAAARALMLRQKVVMLFPLKALAEEKYRQIGGCYRALGLSCLIVTGDHPENDRKFLDGDFHLAIAIYEKFDLLLATQLDTLRSIGLVVIDELQMLAEPFRGAMLERLLTKLRASSYRPTLLALSAVIGREASTELARWLDADLVCETARPVELMRGVAADGALRLRSYNSGEDQQLPFIRLEQGPEARTAFLKSLREDTGSTLVFMKSRRDTVDMALRLAATSHWPSATQALDALADEEPSYLVRSLKQALGRGVAFHNSDLSSDQRLAVERAFRRREVSVLFTTTTLALGINLPADTVYLETVKYTTGAYGGRPRLVPISRAEFDNITGRAGRLGCQTHRPARAIVLAESGFDGDILWDAYINNDTAEPFESAFQTLPLEDWLLHLVVAKLGESLEQLTHSLKQNFYFTRHPDARLELEPSLGHLHQRGLIDCADSGDHLWATSLGQAVVRAGLTVAEADHFLQQLDLNIPQSLFGWTALALSSSDWNLPPGILTRLEYRENLPVKMLYQRFDFGLDEVGFLLPENHRREPLDYRTAAALKAALLLDDWCRLASAQQIEERYQMHLGQVISLAENASHLVNGLTSLLEAREAGHPSIELLHGHAFSLRNGLPVEMKEINDQFGHLLKRPDFLALHKAGFTHLGDLLDADHADIQKLTLPGDRGTLFQEELTMLRQQSEIKGTMPGLGSVGTVPHQIEIDGTYEGDRYLVRINGFPVRLTGKSFKYLTKLAWSRVGRDSGWIFKEDLEAGFNQARYLYRLKSEIGAGYPSNWQVFENNRLGYYRLDIDPRSISINYQNLRHYPDFEVQQLCANPVAAMPGNSLPC, encoded by the coding sequence ATGCAATTGAGCGATCTGGAAAGACATCGGATCCCGCGACGGATCCTCGACCTCTGGCGGCAACGTCAGGGGGAGCGGTTGCTCCCGGTACAGCGCCAGGCGATCCAGCACGGTCTGTTGGGCGACCGGCAGTCCGATCAGCGGATGCCGAACCTGATCGTCACGGCGCCGACCTCGTCCGGCAAATCGTTCTGCGCGGAGTTGGCAGCGGCCCGGGCGCTCATGTTGCGTCAGAAAGTGGTGATGCTGTTTCCCCTCAAAGCGCTGGCCGAAGAAAAATATCGTCAGATCGGCGGCTGTTATCGCGCGCTCGGTCTTTCCTGTCTGATCGTCACCGGCGACCATCCGGAAAATGACCGGAAATTCCTCGACGGTGATTTCCATCTCGCGATCGCCATCTACGAGAAATTCGATCTGTTGCTCGCTACCCAGCTTGATACGCTTCGCTCGATCGGGCTGGTGGTGATCGATGAACTGCAGATGCTGGCCGAGCCGTTCCGTGGCGCGATGCTCGAACGGTTGCTGACCAAACTGCGGGCATCATCGTATCGTCCGACCCTGCTGGCGCTTTCGGCGGTGATCGGTCGGGAAGCATCGACAGAATTAGCTCGCTGGCTCGACGCGGATCTGGTCTGTGAGACCGCCCGACCGGTGGAGTTGATGCGTGGAGTCGCAGCCGATGGTGCGTTACGGCTGCGCTCCTACAACAGCGGGGAAGACCAGCAACTTCCGTTCATTCGTCTGGAACAGGGGCCCGAAGCCCGCACCGCGTTCCTCAAGTCACTGCGCGAAGATACCGGTTCTACGCTGGTCTTTATGAAATCCCGGCGTGATACGGTGGATATGGCGTTGCGACTGGCCGCGACCTCGCATTGGCCGTCCGCAACACAAGCGCTCGATGCACTTGCCGATGAAGAACCTTCTTATCTGGTCCGTTCACTCAAGCAGGCCCTGGGACGGGGTGTTGCTTTTCATAATTCGGATCTCTCTTCGGATCAACGGCTGGCCGTAGAGCGAGCTTTCCGTCGCCGCGAGGTATCGGTCCTTTTTACCACCACCACCTTGGCGCTCGGGATCAACCTCCCCGCCGACACGGTCTATCTGGAGACGGTCAAATATACGACTGGTGCGTATGGCGGACGTCCCCGCCTGGTGCCGATCTCACGCGCGGAGTTTGATAATATCACCGGACGGGCAGGTCGCCTTGGCTGTCAGACCCACCGCCCGGCCCGTGCCATTGTGCTGGCCGAGTCCGGCTTTGATGGTGACATCCTCTGGGATGCCTATATCAATAACGACACGGCCGAGCCATTTGAATCTGCTTTTCAGACTCTGCCGCTCGAGGACTGGCTGCTTCATCTGGTGGTGGCAAAGTTAGGGGAGAGTCTGGAGCAATTGACTCACTCGCTCAAGCAGAACTTCTATTTCACCCGTCATCCCGATGCCAGGCTAGAACTTGAACCTTCACTTGGCCATCTGCATCAACGCGGCCTGATCGATTGCGCTGATTCCGGCGATCATCTCTGGGCGACCTCGCTCGGTCAGGCGGTGGTGCGCGCCGGTCTGACGGTTGCCGAAGCAGATCATTTCCTGCAACAGCTCGATCTGAACATACCTCAGTCGCTTTTCGGCTGGACCGCCCTGGCGCTCAGTTCATCCGACTGGAACCTTCCGCCCGGTATCCTGACCCGTCTGGAGTATCGGGAGAATCTGCCGGTCAAGATGCTCTATCAGCGGTTTGATTTTGGACTCGATGAAGTCGGGTTCCTCTTGCCGGAGAATCATCGTCGCGAGCCGCTGGATTACCGCACTGCGGCCGCACTCAAAGCAGCCCTGTTGCTGGATGACTGGTGTCGACTCGCCTCGGCCCAGCAGATCGAAGAACGCTATCAGATGCATCTCGGTCAGGTGATCTCTCTCGCGGAGAATGCATCACATCTGGTGAATGGCCTGACCTCGTTGCTCGAGGCCCGCGAGGCGGGGCACCCGTCGATCGAACTGCTCCACGGCCATGCCTTCAGTCTGAGGAACGGGCTTCCGGTTGAGATGAAAGAGATCAACGACCAGTTCGGGCATCTGCTAAAACGGCCGGATTTTCTGGCGCTCCATAAAGCCGGCTTCACCCATCTGGGTGATCTCCTCGATGCTGACCATGCTGATATACAAAAACTCACACTCCCTGGAGACAGGGGAACGCTTTTTCAGGAGGAATTGACCATGTTGAGACAACAGTCTGAGATCAAGGGAACTATGCCGGGACTCGGGTCGGTCGGTACGGTTCCACACCAGATCGAGATCGATGGGACCTACGAGGGAGACCGCTACCTGGTCAGGATCAATGGATTCCCAGTCCGTCTGACCGGCAAGTCATTCAAGTATCTGACCAAACTTGCCTGGTCGCGAGTCGGTCGGGATAGTGGCTGGATCTTCAAGGAGGATCTTGAGGCCGGCTTTAATCAAGCGCGCTATCTCTATCGGCTCAAGTCAGAGATCGGTGCCGGTTACCCGTCGAACTGGCAGGTCTTTGAGAACAATCGACTCGGTTACTATCGGCTCGATATTGATCCGCGCTCGATCAGCATCAACTACCAGAACCTTCGTCATTATCCCGATTTCGAGGTTCAGCAGTTATGCGCCAATCCGGTCGCGGCGATGCCCGGCAACTCCCTTCCCTGCTAA
- a CDS encoding choice-of-anchor B family protein — protein MKSLSRTTFISYCLLLLIAIPAVQGIPISILKDSVAMSQIKPGGRTESPVDATAMLGAAAPDSTFSLCLQSTITPDQNFGGTDCWGWEDVDGKEYAIMGVATGIVFVDAQTMQVKDLIPGPQTGCGSIRWRDIKNYGKYCYAVSECAGTNQGMMIMDMSFLPDSVRYIGSFSTVSDIRCHNISIDTAKGYAYLVKQNYSGFRIVRLTNPTAPVEIGTVVTGDCHDVFARNDTVWVAEGTMGSWAMYDLANKNSPQLITRVHVPNPGYVHNIWPTEDGKYAGTTEETASKTVKFWDIEDPLNVFLAGEYLAPSGLCHNVHMQSGMAFMSHYESGVAVVDMTDPSLADETALFDTYATSEAAQFNGAWGVFPHTRTGKVYASNLDGRLFVFLSRTEQLLDTLEVSSVSTNPGEQITVDISVENDVSAHGFVLPIDWTGPYGLSFDSASTFGLRTSYFEDFNYLGYDLANSRIAVEMKASSFGTSPDLPPGSGPVLRLYFTVPPGAAGDSNLVRLAPYAAPNTIYPSMMTQCFNLQVPLHAGNVTLGTGSGCCINRRGNANGSIGDGVDLSDLSTIISFLTVSGSGIVFPCGDEANVDGSVNGLVDLTDLSLMISYLTVTPQPVLPLCP, from the coding sequence ATGAAGTCGCTGTCGCGTACGACATTTATCTCCTATTGCTTGTTACTGCTGATCGCCATACCGGCAGTACAAGGAATACCGATCAGTATCCTCAAAGACTCAGTCGCCATGAGCCAGATCAAGCCGGGTGGACGAACGGAGTCACCGGTTGACGCCACTGCAATGCTGGGGGCAGCCGCACCCGACAGTACCTTCTCGCTTTGTCTCCAAAGTACGATCACGCCGGATCAGAATTTCGGTGGCACCGACTGCTGGGGATGGGAAGATGTTGATGGCAAGGAGTACGCTATCATGGGGGTCGCAACCGGGATCGTTTTTGTCGATGCGCAAACGATGCAGGTAAAGGACCTGATCCCGGGACCACAAACGGGCTGCGGGTCAATTCGGTGGCGAGATATCAAGAATTACGGCAAATACTGCTACGCCGTCTCAGAGTGTGCCGGAACCAACCAGGGCATGATGATCATGGATATGAGTTTCCTGCCGGACAGTGTCAGATATATCGGAAGCTTTTCTACCGTCAGCGATATCCGCTGCCACAATATCTCGATAGACACGGCCAAAGGATATGCCTATCTGGTCAAACAGAACTACTCCGGCTTCCGGATCGTCCGACTGACCAATCCGACCGCACCGGTTGAGATCGGCACGGTGGTGACCGGAGATTGTCATGATGTTTTCGCGCGCAATGACACCGTCTGGGTCGCCGAGGGAACAATGGGAAGCTGGGCGATGTACGATCTGGCCAACAAAAACAGCCCGCAACTGATCACGCGCGTGCATGTTCCGAATCCGGGATATGTCCATAATATCTGGCCGACCGAAGATGGAAAGTATGCCGGCACGACCGAAGAGACCGCCAGTAAGACAGTGAAATTCTGGGATATCGAGGACCCGCTGAATGTCTTTCTGGCAGGCGAGTACCTCGCGCCGAGCGGCCTGTGCCACAATGTACATATGCAGTCAGGAATGGCGTTTATGTCGCACTATGAATCAGGCGTGGCCGTTGTTGACATGACCGATCCTTCACTGGCCGATGAAACCGCTCTGTTCGATACCTATGCGACCAGTGAAGCGGCACAGTTCAACGGTGCCTGGGGGGTCTTCCCACACACGCGCACCGGCAAGGTATACGCTTCCAACCTCGACGGTCGACTGTTTGTGTTTCTCAGTAGGACTGAACAACTCCTGGATACGCTGGAGGTATCATCGGTCTCTACCAACCCGGGTGAGCAGATCACGGTCGATATCAGTGTTGAGAACGATGTCTCTGCGCACGGCTTCGTTTTGCCGATCGATTGGACCGGCCCCTATGGACTCAGTTTTGATTCTGCCTCGACGTTTGGACTGCGCACCAGCTATTTCGAGGATTTCAATTATCTGGGGTACGATCTCGCCAACTCACGTATTGCGGTTGAAATGAAGGCGTCGTCATTTGGGACCTCGCCCGACCTTCCGCCAGGCTCCGGGCCGGTGCTTCGCCTCTATTTCACGGTTCCGCCTGGTGCCGCCGGTGACAGTAACCTGGTCAGATTGGCTCCCTATGCGGCGCCAAACACGATCTATCCGTCAATGATGACCCAGTGTTTCAACCTGCAAGTCCCCTTGCATGCGGGAAATGTGACGCTCGGTACAGGAAGTGGCTGTTGTATCAATCGACGCGGAAACGCCAACGGCTCGATCGGCGATGGTGTTGATCTCTCGGATCTCAGCACGATCATCTCTTTCCTGACTGTCTCAGGTTCGGGGATCGTCTTTCCCTGTGGCGACGAGGCGAATGTCGATGGTTCTGTAAATGGGCTGGTCGATCTAACGGACCTCAGTCTGATGATCTCCTACCTGACCGTGACGCCGCAGCCGGTTTTGCCGCTCTGTCCATGA
- a CDS encoding energy transducer TonB, with translation MFTLNHSRNMPYGAFELKAHYQRNMMIGHLGLLMIVTLALTLPLALDALFGQTMVVLPVGPEEEKVVTIIRLPNPPPLEQPRAPQQPVAPPPQQTITNQIVAVVDSSWNDDQPEEVLPSRNDLSDYNIAGDTGFDGSGIDTTALFGDDYLPDIDSFVVLEVYPQMIHMETPVYPSIARATGTTGRVVIKALLDQEGKVIDARVLVSSGSSILDEAAVRAAYKNVFSPGVQNGIPVKCWVTYKVDFKVDR, from the coding sequence ATGTTTACCCTGAACCACTCGCGGAACATGCCGTACGGCGCGTTCGAACTGAAAGCGCATTATCAGCGGAACATGATGATCGGCCATCTCGGATTGCTGATGATCGTGACGCTGGCGCTTACTCTACCGCTGGCACTTGATGCCCTCTTCGGGCAGACAATGGTAGTCCTGCCCGTTGGACCGGAAGAGGAGAAGGTGGTGACGATCATCAGACTCCCCAATCCGCCACCGCTGGAGCAGCCACGTGCACCGCAACAGCCGGTTGCCCCGCCGCCGCAGCAGACAATCACCAATCAGATAGTGGCTGTCGTTGATTCGTCCTGGAATGACGACCAGCCGGAGGAAGTGCTGCCGAGCCGAAACGACCTTAGCGATTATAATATCGCCGGGGATACCGGTTTCGATGGCTCAGGTATCGATACCACGGCGTTGTTTGGGGACGATTACCTGCCGGATATCGATTCGTTTGTTGTTCTGGAGGTTTACCCGCAGATGATCCATATGGAGACGCCCGTCTATCCCAGTATCGCTCGTGCCACCGGCACTACAGGACGAGTCGTCATCAAGGCGTTGTTGGATCAGGAGGGGAAAGTGATCGATGCTCGGGTACTGGTCAGTTCCGGATCATCCATTCTCGATGAAGCGGCGGTTCGCGCTGCCTATAAAAACGTCTTTAGTCCGGGCGTCCAGAACGGAATTCCGGTCAAGTGCTGGGTTACCTACAAAGTTGATTTCAAGGTCGATCGATAA
- a CDS encoding energy transducer TonB: protein MASYSNNALWSPYGAYELKAKYQRNILVGTGSVVALIVLIILGIQIWKMVTADEDVVAVAEVRIKTIAELGPPPTVVKRPPEVKIQNPNVAAPKVGIPKPVADEEVQDEEVQLATREELAEIVAPDVTAGDGDQNIVVDINEDEYLPGADEFVPVEILPEMIFQQQPEYPRLAKTAGLTGTVWVQALVDKEGNVRQAKVAKTSGTQSLDEEAVKAAYKNKFKPGIQNGKPVACWVSYKVDFKLTDS from the coding sequence ATGGCTTCATACTCCAACAACGCCCTCTGGTCGCCCTATGGTGCGTACGAATTAAAGGCCAAGTACCAGCGCAATATTCTGGTCGGTACTGGCTCAGTCGTCGCCCTGATCGTCCTGATCATTCTCGGCATCCAGATCTGGAAGATGGTGACTGCTGACGAAGATGTCGTCGCTGTTGCCGAGGTCCGTATCAAGACGATCGCGGAACTGGGTCCGCCTCCGACCGTGGTCAAGCGCCCGCCGGAAGTGAAGATCCAGAACCCGAATGTCGCGGCCCCCAAAGTCGGTATCCCGAAGCCGGTCGCTGACGAAGAAGTACAGGACGAAGAGGTCCAGCTCGCTACACGTGAGGAACTGGCCGAGATCGTCGCCCCTGATGTCACTGCTGGCGACGGAGATCAGAATATCGTGGTGGACATCAACGAAGACGAATATCTCCCGGGAGCGGATGAATTCGTGCCAGTTGAGATCCTCCCGGAAATGATCTTCCAGCAACAGCCGGAATATCCCCGCCTGGCCAAAACCGCCGGTTTGACCGGTACGGTTTGGGTTCAGGCTCTGGTTGACAAGGAAGGGAATGTGCGTCAGGCTAAGGTCGCCAAAACGTCCGGGACGCAATCTCTGGACGAAGAAGCGGTTAAAGCGGCGTACAAAAACAAGTTCAAACCGGGTATTCAGAACGGCAAGCCGGTCGCCTGCTGGGTCTCCTACAAAGTGGACTTTAAGCTGACCGACAGTTGA
- a CDS encoding biopolymer transporter ExbD produces the protein MAGDVVQREKKGKHKGLRRPKRRIGIRIDMTPMVDIAFLLLIFYMVSTVFAMPQAMEINLPPKDDTPDDDTTVVKESNLLTVRVDSEGRFWWNTKIESPTNLPQLIPSTDKKPDSVAYIVNSDSLRNLLRKLNQDNPKLNTLVLINRQANYEDLVNILDEIDLLERSWNAYTARELKVDVKDLPKDKKFSYRYATGKWEERDDKIMIDAQLAAQARGQL, from the coding sequence ATGGCCGGTGACGTTGTACAACGAGAGAAAAAAGGCAAACACAAGGGGTTAAGACGCCCGAAGCGCCGTATCGGTATCCGTATCGATATGACGCCGATGGTGGATATCGCCTTTCTGTTGCTGATTTTTTATATGGTCTCGACGGTGTTCGCGATGCCGCAGGCGATGGAGATCAACCTCCCGCCCAAGGATGATACGCCGGACGACGATACGACGGTCGTCAAAGAGTCCAACCTGTTGACCGTTCGTGTCGACAGCGAAGGGCGCTTCTGGTGGAACACCAAGATCGAGTCTCCGACCAACCTGCCGCAGTTGATCCCGAGTACCGACAAAAAACCGGATTCGGTGGCGTATATCGTCAACAGCGATTCGCTTCGTAACCTGCTTCGTAAATTGAACCAGGATAATCCGAAGCTGAACACGCTGGTGCTCATCAACAGGCAGGCGAACTATGAGGATCTGGTCAACATCCTTGACGAGATCGATCTATTGGAACGTTCCTGGAACGCGTATACGGCCAGAGAACTGAAAGTGGACGTGAAAGACTTGCCGAAAGACAAGAAGTTCTCGTATCGATATGCCACGGGTAAGTGGGAAGAGCGGGATGATAAGATCATGATAGACGCTCAGCTCGCTGCCCAAGCACGAGGTCAGTTATAA
- a CDS encoding biopolymer transporter ExbD, which produces MSKRRVGIRIDMTPMVDIAFLLLIFYMATTQFKPPEARAVELPSSHSQIELPDKDIINVTVTKYDSVYVDYVEKGTINIDGQDIVSNVRRVMTVSSADVGNELVRARAKNIRALVVVKADKRASFGLMQDVMDAMQEKDMTRFLIITEQETT; this is translated from the coding sequence ATGTCCAAGCGCAGAGTTGGCATACGTATCGACATGACCCCCATGGTCGATATCGCCTTCCTGTTGTTGATCTTCTATATGGCGACTACTCAGTTCAAACCACCGGAAGCCCGGGCGGTCGAACTGCCGTCGTCACACTCGCAGATCGAGCTGCCGGACAAAGATATTATCAATGTCACGGTAACCAAGTACGACTCTGTCTACGTCGATTATGTTGAGAAAGGCACGATCAACATCGATGGCCAGGATATCGTCTCGAATGTCCGCCGCGTCATGACCGTTTCTTCAGCCGATGTCGGCAACGAACTGGTCCGGGCCCGCGCCAAGAACATCAGGGCGCTCGTTGTGGTCAAAGCGGACAAGCGGGCCAGTTTTGGCCTGATGCAGGATGTGATGGACGCCATGCAGGAAAAGGATATGACCCGATTCCTGATCATTACTGAACAAGAAACGACCTGA
- a CDS encoding MotA/TolQ/ExbB proton channel family protein, translated as MVKQTMFVTLNSLVALAVGLGLFYGVFKPAPEGTIMHSVYKGGPLVVILIMVLCMLIVFVIERYMSLYGNAKGKSSVQVFFKKLITLLQSDDFDGALAACDKQRGTTANVLRAGIERYREVRADKTLNAEKRIQLTQTAIEEANALEGPLLERNLIAMSTIASIATMIGLLGTTIGMIRAFAATGNVEGGVIDANALATGISEALVNTAGGLISGILGIFYYNFFVNKVDAFNYTTDEATFEVMQIIRAKEGA; from the coding sequence GTGGTTAAACAGACAATGTTCGTAACGCTGAACTCGCTGGTGGCACTGGCTGTCGGCTTGGGGCTTTTTTATGGAGTGTTCAAACCGGCGCCGGAAGGCACCATCATGCACTCAGTCTACAAGGGTGGACCGCTGGTCGTTATCCTGATCATGGTGCTCTGCATGCTGATCGTGTTCGTGATCGAGCGCTACATGTCCCTGTACGGCAACGCCAAGGGGAAAAGCTCGGTTCAGGTTTTCTTCAAGAAACTGATCACTTTGTTGCAGTCCGACGACTTTGACGGCGCCCTGGCCGCTTGCGACAAGCAGCGTGGCACCACTGCCAACGTCCTGCGCGCCGGCATTGAGCGGTATCGCGAAGTTCGCGCCGACAAGACGCTAAATGCTGAAAAGCGCATCCAGCTCACCCAGACGGCCATTGAAGAGGCCAACGCCCTTGAAGGACCACTGCTTGAGCGTAACCTGATCGCCATGTCAACCATCGCATCGATCGCCACGATGATCGGGCTACTTGGTACGACGATCGGAATGATCCGTGCGTTCGCCGCGACCGGTAACGTCGAAGGCGGCGTGATCGACGCCAACGCACTCGCCACCGGTATTTCCGAGGCTCTGGTCAATACGGCCGGCGGTCTTATTTCCGGTATTCTTGGAATCTTCTACTACAACTTCTTTGTTAATAAGGTAGACGCGTTTAACTACACCACTGACGAAGCGACCTTCGAAGTGATGCAGATCATCCGCGCTAAGGAAGGTGCCTGA
- a CDS encoding tetratricopeptide repeat protein, with the protein MNKILSSSALRTTLFVVLLAVLLVGSTTQAQEIKQSIRDALDRGDTTNAITQLTKEIEIDKTYHLYYSLLGQIYFKLGQYERAKGFLELAYEKKKKDVEVVYALGRTLVELGELDRAEKLLDEGRKKAKDKEKGLLEDGYGMVMMAKKNYQEADRAFRQALLVDGDNPLYHIHLGNANFRQGIPSLAVSEYEKALEKDTAGTEVYYNWAEACLEMRDYPCAIEKLKVVLQKDSLHASAWNRAGGIYFKAAMSAGGSREDKTNRFKDAIGSYKRYLELSGAKADSATVRAYFELAMSYLNLSGFEEAVKYFEDVLGIPYVPKDIYYNYGKALWGAKQFDKGAEMLKKHQEWVTQQGPDYVGTQTPAEMYSFMGDTYYYQKPPDYAHAIENYMEVLKIDSSQAQRRVVQNVAFAFHMLKSLQPAMFYYQKRIAMGIDSAGSSIYKNAGLCALALAGNSNADETASATTDSAASPQYASTEVISFDPNINWNQVAADYFESYLKYNTTDAKVVQMLGTAYLFSLKNCTEGIKQFEHLLQLDPTDCIAKRSLGYAYFAGGEVGCPKNISRSLDYLLDAYECISKSQGGCKDASLVLWIAQAYHTRGAERAKADKAASKADFKNAFDWYGKVLQCQPGNKDAQKGQDDTRYEF; encoded by the coding sequence ATGAACAAAATTCTTTCCTCCTCCGCTCTTAGGACAACTCTGTTTGTCGTGCTTTTGGCTGTCCTGTTGGTGGGGTCAACCACCCAGGCCCAGGAGATCAAACAGTCTATTCGCGATGCATTGGATCGTGGTGATACCACCAATGCCATCACGCAGTTGACCAAAGAGATCGAAATCGACAAAACCTATCATCTCTATTATAGTTTGCTCGGTCAGATCTACTTCAAGCTCGGTCAATATGAACGGGCCAAGGGCTTCCTCGAACTGGCATACGAAAAGAAGAAAAAAGACGTGGAAGTCGTCTATGCGCTTGGTCGTACTCTTGTTGAGTTGGGAGAACTGGATCGAGCCGAAAAACTGCTGGATGAAGGTCGCAAAAAAGCCAAGGACAAGGAAAAGGGGTTGCTTGAGGACGGCTATGGTATGGTCATGATGGCCAAGAAGAACTACCAGGAAGCTGACCGCGCGTTTCGCCAGGCCCTTCTCGTCGATGGCGACAACCCCCTCTATCACATCCATCTTGGCAACGCCAATTTCCGCCAGGGAATCCCGTCACTGGCCGTCTCTGAATATGAAAAAGCTCTGGAAAAGGACACGGCCGGGACCGAAGTTTACTATAACTGGGCCGAAGCCTGTCTCGAAATGAGAGACTACCCCTGCGCGATCGAGAAGCTCAAAGTTGTACTCCAGAAAGACTCGCTCCACGCATCCGCGTGGAATCGTGCCGGCGGCATTTATTTCAAAGCCGCGATGAGTGCGGGTGGGAGTCGCGAAGACAAGACGAATCGTTTCAAAGACGCGATTGGTTCTTATAAACGATACCTCGAACTTTCAGGCGCCAAGGCTGACTCAGCCACCGTGCGCGCCTATTTCGAACTCGCCATGTCGTATCTCAACCTGAGCGGATTCGAAGAAGCAGTGAAGTACTTTGAAGACGTGCTCGGGATTCCGTATGTCCCGAAAGATATTTACTACAATTATGGCAAGGCGCTTTGGGGTGCCAAGCAGTTTGACAAGGGCGCCGAGATGCTTAAGAAGCATCAGGAATGGGTCACGCAGCAGGGCCCGGATTATGTCGGCACCCAGACGCCAGCCGAAATGTACTCCTTCATGGGAGACACTTACTATTATCAGAAGCCCCCTGACTACGCCCACGCAATTGAAAACTACATGGAAGTGCTGAAGATCGACTCTTCACAGGCACAGCGCCGCGTGGTGCAGAATGTCGCCTTTGCCTTCCATATGCTGAAGAGCCTGCAGCCAGCTATGTTTTACTATCAGAAGCGGATCGCCATGGGGATCGATTCCGCCGGTTCCAGCATTTACAAAAATGCCGGACTCTGCGCCCTCGCGTTGGCTGGCAACAGCAACGCTGATGAGACCGCTTCGGCCACAACCGACAGCGCCGCCTCGCCGCAGTATGCTTCCACCGAGGTTATCAGTTTCGACCCCAATATCAACTGGAATCAGGTGGCGGCCGACTATTTCGAGAGCTACCTGAAATACAATACGACAGATGCCAAGGTCGTGCAGATGCTTGGCACGGCCTATCTCTTCTCTCTGAAAAACTGCACCGAAGGGATCAAGCAGTTTGAGCATTTGCTCCAGCTTGATCCGACAGATTGTATCGCAAAACGCTCTTTGGGTTATGCTTATTTCGCCGGTGGCGAGGTTGGTTGCCCGAAGAATATCTCTAGAAGCCTTGACTACCTACTGGACGCGTACGAATGTATCTCCAAGTCGCAGGGAGGTTGCAAGGATGCCAGTCTGGTGCTCTGGATCGCCCAGGCCTACCACACGCGTGGTGCCGAGCGAGCCAAAGCCGACAAGGCGGCATCCAAAGCGGATTTCAAGAACGCGTTTGATTGGTATGGCAAGGTATTGCAGTGTCAGCCCGGCAACAAAGATGCCCAGAAGGGCCAGGATGACACGCGCTATGAATTCTAA